A single Crateriforma conspicua DNA region contains:
- a CDS encoding DUF3500 domain-containing protein has product MKRFPLAILALCLIGLSVMSGLKVGDPPGVQMHQHAKAFLSTLDKDQASQAVIPFDDERRVQWHFIPMKTRKGLMLGDMTEAQRTGALRLLRAALSEVGYRKADQIRSMEQVLNVLEGDGGNWTRDPMKYYVTVFGEPDDQKPWGLSFEGHHLSLNFVCRGGRIVDSTPQFMASNPATLMNEVEDPSVALHKGARILRDEEQLGFDLVNSLTDTQKSDAIIAEKALSEIRFAGQAQADVTAPEGIRYQKLDADQQQILQRLVDTYIDVVPEPVAVARRDGIAENGWNQIHFAWAGATEPGIGHYYRVQGKSFLIEFVNTQSDAVGNPANHIHCVWRDLTGDFDLPPSQ; this is encoded by the coding sequence ATGAAACGTTTTCCGCTTGCAATTCTCGCCTTGTGTCTGATCGGCCTGTCGGTGATGTCCGGCCTAAAGGTCGGCGATCCGCCCGGCGTTCAAATGCATCAGCATGCCAAGGCGTTTCTGTCGACACTGGACAAGGACCAAGCCTCTCAAGCGGTCATTCCCTTCGACGATGAACGCCGCGTCCAATGGCACTTCATCCCGATGAAGACACGTAAGGGCTTGATGCTGGGGGACATGACCGAAGCCCAACGCACCGGTGCCCTGCGTCTGCTGCGTGCCGCACTTAGCGAAGTCGGCTATCGGAAAGCGGACCAGATCCGAAGCATGGAACAAGTGCTGAACGTCCTGGAAGGCGATGGTGGCAATTGGACACGCGACCCGATGAAGTATTACGTCACGGTATTCGGCGAACCCGATGACCAGAAACCGTGGGGGCTGAGCTTCGAAGGTCACCACCTCTCGCTGAACTTCGTGTGTCGTGGCGGCCGAATCGTCGATAGCACGCCACAATTCATGGCATCGAACCCTGCGACCTTGATGAACGAGGTGGAGGACCCGAGTGTCGCCCTGCACAAAGGGGCTCGGATTCTGCGTGACGAAGAACAGTTGGGTTTCGATCTGGTCAATTCGCTGACCGACACTCAAAAGTCTGACGCGATCATCGCTGAAAAAGCTCTCTCGGAGATTCGTTTCGCCGGTCAGGCGCAAGCGGACGTCACCGCCCCCGAAGGCATCCGATATCAAAAACTGGATGCGGACCAACAACAGATCCTGCAGCGTTTGGTTGATACCTATATCGATGTGGTCCCCGAACCCGTCGCGGTGGCACGTCGTGACGGGATTGCGGAAAACGGTTGGAACCAAATCCACTTCGCGTGGGCCGGGGCCACCGAACCGGGCATCGGCCACTACTACCGTGTCCAAGGCAAGAGCTTTTTGATCGAGTTCGTGAACACCCAATCCGACGCGGTTGGCAATCCGGCAAACCACATCCACTGTGTCTGGCGCGACCTGACCGGCGATTTCGACTTGCCGCCTTCACAATAG
- a CDS encoding M28 family peptidase: protein MNRRLHFFVTFATVFLIAKASADGPPSVGNGEDVPLMGKVRQITFEGRRAGEGYFSPDASKMVFQSERDPENPFYQIYWMDLGTGDIERVSPGIGKTTCAWIHPEGKQVLFASTHDDPEAQAKQQAELDFRASGKSRRYSWDYDPHFDLYVWDSTNGQYTRLTHEHGYDAEASFSPDGDQIVFASNRSAFQNELTETQQQRFETDPSVMMELYIMDADGTNVRRLTDVPGYDGGPFFSPDGQRICWRRFGEDGATAEIYTMRTDGTDVQRLTDLGVMSWAPFYHPSGDYLVFTTNKHGFGNFELYLVRADGNSDPVRVTDADGFDGLPVFLPGGDRIAWTNNRASGNQSQIFMASWNDAEARRRLGLATNDDSGDDAAFESDLATARQNISVTSGEFQPADAGRHVDYLTRPELEGRLTGTIGEKKATAYVAAYLQHLGFEPAGEDGTFFQSFDFPAGSELTDENVMSAQQQDALRLGQDWTPLGFSGTGSFDVGDVVFAGYGMTVPGSDGVEEYDSYVHLDVDNKWVMILRDMPQDISADRRQQLARYSAPQRKASVARDRGAKGVIFVAGPNSKVKRDLIRFDTSASQAGVSIAVTSISNRLAASWFDRAGKDLKSAQTALDDGSMQMGFALEGVKVSAKIGIKRSTGTGRNVIARLAADSPDHADAPVVILGAHIDHLGRGGAGNSLATGDDEDQIHYGADDNASGVAAILEIAQYLASQKRSGKLDAKRDLLIAAWSGEELGLFGSQAFVSAYADLYGSPETHDPHTNDAHAHASHGEHAESDTSTTVDIAHAHGAHPGQDSLRESIAVYLNLDMVGRLRESLIIQGIGSSPGFESEVQRRNIPVGLTLKLDRTSTRLPTDASAFVTRSVPILSGFTGAHSDYHTPRDVASKLNYEGLSDIAQLFGLLTRGFLVADAVPEFRLDEGEQTKEVPRARLTAYLGTIPDYASGDIKGVKLSGVGTDGPADKAGVQGGDIIIKLAGRTIENLYDYTYAIEALKIGENVEMVVQRGDEEITLQITPGSRD from the coding sequence ATGAATCGACGACTGCACTTTTTTGTCACGTTCGCAACAGTCTTCCTCATCGCGAAAGCATCGGCTGACGGCCCGCCGTCCGTTGGAAACGGCGAAGATGTGCCGCTAATGGGCAAAGTTCGTCAAATCACTTTTGAAGGTCGCCGCGCGGGGGAAGGCTACTTCAGCCCTGACGCTTCCAAGATGGTGTTCCAAAGCGAACGTGATCCAGAAAACCCCTTCTATCAGATTTACTGGATGGATCTTGGAACGGGGGATATCGAAAGGGTTTCTCCCGGCATCGGAAAAACCACCTGCGCTTGGATCCATCCTGAGGGCAAACAAGTTCTGTTCGCCAGCACGCACGACGATCCGGAAGCCCAAGCGAAACAACAGGCCGAATTGGACTTTCGCGCGTCGGGGAAAAGCCGCCGATATTCTTGGGACTATGACCCCCATTTTGATCTGTACGTTTGGGATTCAACCAATGGACAGTACACACGTCTGACGCATGAACACGGCTACGACGCCGAAGCAAGCTTCAGCCCCGATGGCGATCAAATCGTTTTTGCCTCCAATCGATCCGCCTTCCAAAACGAATTAACTGAGACGCAGCAACAGCGTTTTGAAACCGACCCGTCGGTCATGATGGAACTGTACATCATGGACGCCGACGGAACGAATGTCCGACGGCTGACCGATGTTCCCGGCTATGACGGCGGGCCCTTCTTTTCGCCCGATGGTCAACGCATCTGCTGGCGACGGTTCGGTGAAGACGGCGCGACGGCCGAGATTTACACCATGCGGACCGACGGGACCGATGTGCAACGTCTTACAGATTTGGGCGTGATGAGCTGGGCACCGTTTTATCACCCCAGCGGTGACTACCTTGTTTTCACGACGAACAAACACGGCTTCGGCAACTTCGAGCTTTACTTGGTGCGTGCCGACGGCAACAGCGACCCCGTACGTGTCACGGATGCCGATGGATTTGATGGCCTTCCCGTCTTCTTGCCCGGCGGGGACCGCATCGCCTGGACGAACAATCGTGCGTCAGGCAATCAGTCTCAAATCTTCATGGCAAGCTGGAATGATGCGGAAGCAAGACGACGACTGGGGCTGGCGACGAACGACGATTCTGGTGATGACGCAGCCTTTGAATCCGACTTGGCAACCGCACGGCAAAACATCAGTGTCACATCCGGCGAATTTCAACCGGCCGATGCGGGACGTCACGTCGATTACCTGACGCGTCCGGAACTCGAAGGTCGTTTGACGGGGACCATCGGTGAAAAGAAAGCCACCGCCTACGTCGCAGCCTACCTTCAGCACTTGGGTTTCGAGCCGGCCGGTGAAGACGGAACGTTTTTCCAGTCCTTCGATTTCCCTGCCGGTTCCGAATTGACGGACGAAAATGTGATGTCCGCTCAACAGCAAGACGCGCTGCGTCTGGGCCAAGACTGGACGCCTCTCGGTTTTTCCGGCACCGGGTCTTTCGATGTGGGTGACGTTGTCTTCGCGGGCTACGGCATGACCGTTCCTGGCAGCGACGGTGTGGAGGAATACGACAGCTATGTCCATCTGGATGTGGATAACAAATGGGTCATGATCCTCCGTGACATGCCGCAAGACATCTCGGCGGATCGACGACAACAATTGGCGCGCTACAGCGCACCACAAAGAAAAGCGTCTGTGGCTCGAGACCGTGGTGCCAAAGGCGTGATCTTTGTCGCCGGACCAAACAGCAAGGTGAAACGCGACCTGATTCGCTTTGACACCAGTGCATCACAGGCCGGTGTCAGCATCGCCGTGACGAGCATCAGCAACCGGCTGGCCGCATCTTGGTTCGATCGCGCCGGTAAAGACTTGAAATCTGCTCAGACGGCACTGGACGACGGATCAATGCAGATGGGTTTCGCACTGGAAGGCGTCAAGGTCAGTGCCAAGATTGGCATCAAACGATCCACCGGAACGGGACGCAATGTCATTGCACGACTGGCGGCCGATTCCCCCGACCACGCCGACGCCCCCGTGGTTATCTTGGGAGCCCACATCGATCACCTCGGTCGTGGTGGTGCTGGAAACAGCTTGGCCACTGGCGATGATGAAGATCAGATTCACTACGGGGCCGATGACAATGCCAGCGGCGTTGCAGCCATCTTAGAAATCGCTCAGTACCTGGCCTCGCAAAAAAGAAGCGGCAAGTTGGACGCAAAACGTGACTTGTTGATTGCCGCTTGGAGCGGTGAAGAACTGGGGCTGTTCGGTTCCCAAGCCTTTGTTTCGGCTTATGCCGATCTGTACGGATCACCCGAAACGCATGATCCACACACGAACGATGCGCATGCACATGCCTCCCACGGCGAACATGCGGAATCGGATACCTCCACGACCGTGGACATCGCGCATGCCCACGGTGCCCATCCCGGCCAGGATTCGCTGCGTGAAAGCATCGCGGTCTACCTGAACTTGGATATGGTGGGGCGGCTGCGTGAAAGCTTGATCATTCAGGGCATCGGATCGTCCCCCGGTTTTGAATCTGAAGTCCAGCGGCGAAACATCCCGGTCGGCTTGACGTTGAAGCTGGATCGCACCAGCACGCGTCTGCCGACCGATGCATCCGCCTTTGTCACTCGAAGCGTTCCGATACTTTCGGGCTTTACCGGTGCCCACTCGGACTATCACACGCCGCGTGACGTGGCAAGCAAATTGAACTACGAGGGCCTATCGGATATCGCACAACTGTTCGGTTTGCTGACGCGTGGATTTTTGGTTGCCGATGCCGTACCCGAATTCCGCTTGGACGAAGGCGAACAAACGAAAGAGGTTCCAAGAGCACGTTTGACGGCCTATCTGGGCACCATCCCAGACTACGCGTCGGGCGACATCAAAGGAGTCAAGCTCAGTGGTGTTGGAACCGATGGACCGGCCGACAAAGCTGGTGTCCAAGGTGGCGATATCATCATCAAACTGGCTGGCCGCACGATCGAAAACCTGTACGACTATACCTACGCCATCGAAGCACTGAAGATTGGTGAGAATGTCGAAATGGTCGTTCAGCGAGGCGATGAGGAAATCACGTTACAGATCACCCCGGGGTCTCGCGACTGA
- a CDS encoding SHD1 domain-containing protein: MRLREGRATIRAKLFPIGSFDWFWRMLGWIHWPRCGGGRLRFVILVVCLACLGCLRICSADDLADIRVWRDQTGRFETKAVLVEIKDGRVKLRKADGRVVWPPLSLLSQPDQDYVAKWQEAREASDIFAGGVMEGESPGPVAEATVTAWKPGDEPVSVQPGRLLTVQPMPRPELTDADPRSVSMSPPQAGLTVLPAIAGLADGNIPYLLDPKGMMSLLRVQQGTWDKTKFSQAVLVDHEVNRANPTTRWEEPLHFFNSNPSHGLVVGRADVGSWGATGQMVMLRLDDLGQLNELLRWFPDPGSNESKPRIRQVEFIDAELVLARVGDIIRVYDWNERREVWRLPISGWHRPALSPGGRYFAAQIRDEIALFESKTGHQLGVIKRDDADPVDLAFHPTGLKLAAVGGRDIDIYDLADAGNDRSFSLTEPIDTFYSDPSWTDALHLLVGGTRLVDADLGRQVWQYDLGGRGNDNRAFQSGLFRGVIGGRGGLIVFRHAVPHASVVKAKASVDWSDIQVLSPGDSVRMEISVSGPTNRSKVAELMQAAIAKAGWKLSNTADSVVRFANYRTDRRTHRFRSGPLKDQELPYRPYATVVEVEVGGKVVYRVVDVGRVPDDFKVSLDETLKDAIERQTVPTYRMIERLDLPSHIIEPDFQHGLGKSTLDAEGFVDATDFVSGLVQAPPRGR; this comes from the coding sequence ATGCGCCTGCGGGAAGGTCGAGCTACAATACGAGCCAAACTGTTTCCCATTGGTTCGTTTGATTGGTTTTGGCGAATGCTTGGTTGGATTCATTGGCCCCGGTGTGGTGGGGGGCGACTACGATTCGTGATCTTGGTCGTTTGCCTTGCTTGTCTTGGCTGCCTTCGCATCTGTTCCGCCGATGATTTGGCGGATATTCGAGTCTGGCGTGATCAAACCGGTCGCTTTGAGACGAAAGCTGTCCTGGTAGAAATCAAGGACGGAAGGGTCAAGTTGCGGAAGGCCGACGGACGCGTTGTTTGGCCACCGCTGAGCCTGCTAAGTCAACCGGACCAAGACTACGTGGCCAAGTGGCAGGAGGCCCGAGAGGCATCGGACATTTTTGCCGGCGGTGTGATGGAAGGTGAATCACCAGGGCCCGTGGCCGAAGCGACAGTGACAGCCTGGAAACCGGGGGACGAGCCGGTTTCCGTACAGCCTGGACGGTTGCTGACGGTCCAACCGATGCCACGCCCGGAATTGACCGACGCAGACCCTCGCTCGGTTTCGATGTCGCCACCACAGGCTGGTCTGACGGTGTTGCCGGCCATCGCCGGGCTTGCCGATGGAAACATTCCCTACCTGCTGGACCCAAAGGGGATGATGTCTTTGTTACGAGTCCAACAGGGCACGTGGGACAAAACAAAGTTCTCACAGGCTGTCTTGGTTGATCACGAGGTCAATCGGGCGAATCCGACCACGCGATGGGAAGAACCACTTCACTTCTTCAACTCCAACCCGAGTCATGGCTTGGTCGTGGGCAGGGCCGACGTGGGCAGTTGGGGGGCGACCGGACAAATGGTGATGCTGCGGTTGGATGATTTGGGGCAATTGAATGAATTGCTGCGTTGGTTTCCAGATCCTGGGTCCAATGAATCCAAGCCGCGGATTCGCCAGGTGGAGTTCATCGACGCGGAACTTGTTTTGGCTCGCGTCGGTGACATCATCCGCGTCTATGACTGGAATGAACGACGCGAAGTTTGGCGGTTGCCGATTAGCGGCTGGCATCGACCGGCGCTTAGTCCCGGCGGTCGATATTTCGCGGCCCAGATTCGTGACGAGATCGCGTTGTTTGAATCCAAGACCGGGCATCAATTGGGCGTGATCAAACGCGATGATGCGGATCCAGTTGACTTGGCGTTTCATCCAACGGGATTGAAGCTGGCAGCGGTCGGCGGACGCGATATCGACATCTACGATTTGGCGGATGCGGGCAACGATCGAAGCTTCAGTTTGACCGAGCCGATCGACACGTTCTACAGCGACCCAAGTTGGACGGACGCATTGCATTTGTTGGTCGGTGGGACTCGGTTGGTGGATGCCGACCTTGGACGACAGGTTTGGCAGTACGACCTTGGTGGTCGTGGAAACGACAACCGTGCGTTTCAATCAGGTTTGTTTCGCGGCGTGATCGGCGGTCGAGGCGGCCTGATCGTCTTTCGTCACGCCGTTCCGCATGCTTCGGTTGTCAAAGCCAAGGCGTCGGTCGACTGGTCGGACATCCAGGTGCTGAGCCCCGGCGATTCGGTACGTATGGAGATCAGCGTTTCGGGGCCAACGAATCGATCGAAGGTCGCTGAATTGATGCAAGCGGCGATTGCCAAAGCGGGATGGAAGTTGTCGAACACCGCTGACAGCGTGGTGCGTTTCGCAAACTATCGAACCGACCGGCGAACGCATCGATTTCGTTCGGGGCCTTTGAAAGACCAGGAGTTACCGTATCGCCCGTACGCCACGGTCGTGGAAGTGGAAGTCGGCGGAAAAGTCGTCTATCGCGTGGTCGATGTTGGACGAGTGCCGGATGACTTTAAGGTGAGTTTGGATGAAACGCTAAAAGACGCGATCGAACGCCAAACGGTGCCGACCTATCGGATGATCGAACGCCTGGATTTGCCGTCGCACATCATCGAGCCCGATTTCCAGCATGGCCTGGGCAAGTCAACCTTAGATGCCGAAGGGTTCGTCGATGCGACCGACTTTGTTTCCGGTCTTGTCCAAGCGCCGCCGCGTGGTCGCTAG